A region of Toxorhynchites rutilus septentrionalis strain SRP chromosome 1, ASM2978413v1, whole genome shotgun sequence DNA encodes the following proteins:
- the LOC129777402 gene encoding protein scarlet, with translation MTKQSAVHINLIEMVKNGKKKSRSLNSTPESFECRKILSPFSYASPVSGTATTHHPMSGIRCYPSTLRSYSKWAPTEQGATLVWRDLCVYASGRGFGSNGRKSIKRIIGNVSGAVTPGTLIALMGSSGAGKSTLMSALAFRTQPETIVQGDILVNGHPIGPYMYRLSGFVHQDDLFVSSLTVNEHMYFMAKLKLDRGVSRAYIGRVIKDLLERMGLAGCGDTRIGEVGEGKTLSGGEKKRLAFATELLTKPTILFCDEPTTGLDSFSAQNLVSTLQLLAKRGTAVICTIHQPSSQLFSMFDQVMLLADGRVAYAGKPNDALLFFEQHGYSCPSNYNPAEFLIGVLATAPGYEQASQRSAQRLCDLFAVSEAASQRDVLINLEMHMAETGDYNETEEFSQLRKSFWVHTVFWLTYRSFLTVIRDPTVQYLRLLQKMAIALMAGLCFTGALRFDQLGIQAIQGVLFIFVSENTFSPMYSVLSVFPDTFPLFMRETKSGLYRTSQYYVANVLAMLPGLILEPLVFVVIAYWLAGLRPTFYAFAITVIASTLVMNVSTACGCFFSAAFNSLPLAMAYLVPFDYILMVSSGVFIQLSSMPVAVSWMPYISWMMYANEAMSIAQWEGVSNITCSTEDAKLPCMQTGEEVLVHYSFDESHLWRNIWAMVVIYCGFHLLGCLFLWRKTRHG, from the exons ATGACCAAACAATCCGCGGTTCACATCAATCTGATCGAAATGGTGAAAAATGGCAAGAAAAAATCTCGTTCTCTGAACAGTACTCCGGAGAGTTTCGAGTGTCGGAAGATTCTGTCGCCGTTTTCGTATGCATCACCGGTAAGCGGCACCGCCACGACCCATCACCCAATGAGTGGCATCCGTTGCTACCCATCTACCCTGCGGAGCTACAGCAAATGGGCTCCGACGGAGCAGGGGGCAACACTGGTTTGGCGAGATTTGTGTGTGTACGCCTCGGGGAGAGGTTTCGGGTCGAACGGACGAAAATCGATCAAGCGTATTATTGGCAACGTTAGCGGAGCCGTCACCCCTGGGACGCTGATAGCTCTGATGGGTTCGAGTGGTGCTGGCAAGAGCACACTTATGTCGGCGTTGGCATTCCGAACGCAGC CTGAAACTATTGTGCAGGGGGATATCCTCGTGAATGGGCATCCGATTGGGCCGTATATGTACCGGTTGAGTGGGTTCGTCCACCAGGATGATCTTTTCGTCAGTTCTTTGACGGTCAACGAACACATGTACTTCATGGCAAAGCTGAAACTTGACCGTGGCGTGAGTAGGGCGTACATTGGCAGAGTCATCAAGGATTTACTGGAACGAATGGGTTTGGCTGGGTGTGGGGACACAAGAATCGGTGAGGTCGGCGAAGGGAAAACGCTTTCAGGTGGGGAGAAGAAACGCCTAGCGTTCGCTACCGAGCTGCTGACTAAACCGACCATTTTATTTTGTGACGAACCAACCACTGGATTGGATTCATTTAGCGCGCAAAATCTTGTCTCGACACTGCAACTTCTCGCCAAGCGGGGAACAGCTGTTATCTGTACGATTCATCAACCATCCAGTCAACTTTTCTCCATGTTCGACCAAGTAATGCTGCTAGCCGATGGACGAGTTGCGTACGCTGGTAAACCGAATGATGCGTTGCTATTCTTCGAACAGCATGGATATAGCTGCCCCTCAAACTACAATCCGGCTGAGTTCTTAATCGGAGTACTTGCGACTGCCCCTGGTTATGAGCAGGCCTCTCAACGATCTGCGCAGCGTTTGTGTGACCTCTTCGCCGTCAGTGAAGCAGCCAGTCAACGGGACGTTTTGATAAATCTTGAAATGCATATGGCGGAAACTGGAGACTACAACGAAACCGAGGAATTCAGCCAGTTACGAAAATCCTTTTGGGTGCACACCGTTTTCTGGCTGACCTATCGTAGCTTCCTGACGGTGATACGAGATCCTACGGTGCAATATCTTAGGTTGCTACAAAAAATG GCCATCGCCCTAATGGCAGGGCTGTGCTTCACTGGTGCTCTCCGCTTCGACCAGCTTGGGATTCAAGCTATCCAGGGAGTGCTCTTTATATTCGTCTCCGAGAACACGTTTTCCCCGATGTATTCCGTGCTGTCTGTCTTCCCGGACACCTTCCCGCTGTTCATGCGCGAAACGAAGTCCGGCCTCTATCGGACCTCACAGTACTACGTGGCGAACGTGCTGGCGATGCTCCCGGGGCTCATCCTGGAGCCTCTGGTCTTTGTCGTTATAGCCTATTGGCTGGCGGGGCTGAGGCCAACGTTCTACGCCTTCGCGATAACAGTGATCGCGTCAACGCTGGTCATGAACGTCTCCACCGCCTGCGGTTGCTTCTTTTCGGCTGCCTTCAACTCGCTACCCCTCGCAATGGCCTATCTCGTTCCGTTTGATTACATTCTTATGGTCAGCTCCGGAGTGTTCATTCAGCTCAGCTCCATGCCGGTAGCCGTCTCCTGGATGCCGTACATCTCCTGGATGATGTACGCCAACGAGGCGATGTCCATCGCCCAGTGGGAAGGTGTTTCCAACATCA CCTGCTCCACGGAGGATGCCAAACTGCCGTGCATGCAGACCGGCGAGGAAGTCCTGGTGCACTACAGCTTCGATGAGTCTCACCTGTGGAGGAACATCTGGGCGATGGTTGTGATCTACTGTGGCTTTCACCTGCTTGGGTGTTTGTTTTTGTGGCGCAAAACGAGACACGGGTGA